In Halanaeroarchaeum sp. HSR-CO, one DNA window encodes the following:
- a CDS encoding multiheme c-type cytochrome: protein MTEYPVRTVAWVIGLAVVVTVLVGAGAAAPTLASAQPADDTSTTVDVADETLEEGAPVDNETQRCIACHEDNHPGMVEDFKTSAHYDSGISCLDCHEAADDEPSAQKHFGNVISPLVTPKDCSDCHAEETEEFHDSMHDESAFYSASALSNADAGDAAMPTGWNDNVLSNNARATAEMGCQSCHGAELKVLDDENPNEPEDDVTIQGYPNQGMGRFNPDGSIGSCAACHPQHSFSLEQARSSGSCTKCHLGPDHPQKEIWKESKHGKMYHHYEDEMDLGAEQLTTDDVKAPTCAVCHVSGLNDNEATHDVSSRLKWTTETVYSYPTSEKYMTGESDYELDDEVAAHYEEQYDLEEGTLDSVPAGAPNPFAALETHRPDLYEEYVVENDEQYPQIDEDYEPTRWDSYDGESQAPAEVKRERMKSVCTECHSETWVNQEFMKRDEVIDQYNAVFTAATVKYYEPIKDQAPVASPYGESWVDKIHWEMWHHEGRQWRMGAMMGGPDYEHWHGSYEVEKDVLQLAHMKDVIESTDAGTEPKEEKGEEQESVDDESVEEQRPATVAPRLPTGIPGIGAGAMAGVGVLGVGAVGLYWRRGY from the coding sequence ATGACTGAATACCCAGTCCGTACCGTGGCATGGGTGATCGGGTTGGCGGTGGTGGTCACCGTCCTGGTGGGCGCCGGCGCGGCTGCGCCGACCCTGGCTTCCGCGCAGCCCGCCGACGACACGTCGACAACCGTCGACGTGGCCGACGAGACGCTAGAGGAAGGGGCCCCGGTGGACAACGAAACGCAACGCTGTATCGCCTGTCACGAAGACAACCATCCCGGGATGGTCGAGGACTTCAAGACGAGTGCCCACTACGATTCGGGCATCTCCTGTCTCGACTGTCACGAGGCTGCTGACGACGAGCCGTCAGCACAGAAGCACTTCGGCAATGTCATCTCGCCGCTGGTGACGCCGAAGGACTGTTCGGACTGTCACGCCGAGGAGACCGAGGAGTTCCACGATAGCATGCACGACGAGTCGGCGTTCTACTCGGCGAGCGCACTTTCGAACGCCGACGCCGGCGACGCAGCGATGCCGACCGGGTGGAACGACAACGTGCTGTCGAACAACGCCCGAGCGACCGCCGAAATGGGCTGCCAGTCGTGCCACGGCGCCGAGCTGAAGGTCCTCGACGACGAGAACCCGAACGAGCCCGAGGACGACGTGACGATTCAGGGCTATCCGAACCAGGGAATGGGGCGGTTCAACCCCGACGGATCGATCGGTTCCTGTGCGGCCTGTCATCCCCAGCATAGCTTCAGTCTGGAGCAGGCTCGGTCGTCCGGCTCCTGTACCAAGTGTCACCTCGGCCCGGACCACCCCCAGAAGGAGATCTGGAAGGAGTCCAAGCACGGAAAGATGTACCACCACTACGAGGACGAGATGGACCTCGGGGCCGAGCAGCTGACCACCGACGACGTGAAGGCGCCGACCTGCGCGGTCTGTCACGTGTCCGGCCTCAACGACAACGAGGCTACCCACGACGTGAGCTCCCGCCTGAAGTGGACCACGGAGACGGTCTACTCCTACCCGACCTCCGAGAAGTACATGACCGGCGAGTCGGACTACGAGCTCGATGACGAGGTGGCAGCTCACTACGAGGAGCAGTACGATCTCGAGGAGGGGACGCTGGATTCCGTCCCCGCCGGCGCGCCGAACCCGTTCGCCGCCCTCGAGACCCACCGTCCTGATCTCTACGAGGAGTACGTCGTAGAGAACGACGAACAGTACCCACAGATCGACGAGGACTACGAGCCCACGCGCTGGGACTCCTACGACGGTGAATCCCAGGCTCCGGCGGAGGTCAAACGCGAACGCATGAAATCCGTCTGTACGGAGTGTCACTCCGAGACCTGGGTCAATCAGGAGTTCATGAAACGTGACGAGGTCATCGACCAGTACAACGCCGTGTTCACGGCCGCGACCGTGAAATATTACGAGCCGATCAAAGACCAGGCTCCCGTCGCCTCCCCCTACGGCGAGAGCTGGGTCGACAAGATCCACTGGGAGATGTGGCATCACGAAGGTCGCCAGTGGCGGATGGGTGCGATGATGGGTGGCCCTGACTACGAACACTGGCACGGCTCCTACGAGGTAGAGAAAGACGTCCTGCAACTCGCCCACATGAAGGACGTCATCGAGAGTACCGACGCGGGCACCGAGCCGAAAGAGGAAAAAGGAGAAGAGCAGGAGAGCGTGGACGACGAGTCGGTCGAGGAACAACGACCGGCAACGGTCGCGCCGCGCCTGCCCACCGGAATCCCCGGCATCGGTGCCGGAGCGATGGCAGGGGTCGGCGTCCTCGGTGTCGGGGCCGTGGGCCTCTACTGGCGCCGCGGCTACTGA
- a CDS encoding thioredoxin family protein, whose amino-acid sequence MNRKLVLTGGFVAVLLVLAIGTSMTMLSGEADRHGGIDWESDVDAALTEANETETPLLLYVWMDDCGACEDFGARLAEDRPAALDAYVLAETDLGSESTAEQYGVSATPTLVVIAPDGTKVTTINPVAVDDLDERLDRAHENASDP is encoded by the coding sequence ATGAATCGAAAACTAGTGTTGACCGGCGGTTTCGTCGCAGTGCTGCTCGTCCTGGCCATCGGCACCTCCATGACGATGCTCTCGGGAGAAGCCGACAGGCACGGCGGTATCGACTGGGAAAGCGACGTCGACGCGGCACTGACGGAGGCGAACGAGACGGAGACGCCACTCCTATTGTACGTCTGGATGGACGATTGCGGGGCCTGTGAGGACTTCGGCGCCCGTCTCGCGGAGGACCGACCGGCGGCCCTTGACGCGTACGTGCTCGCGGAGACCGACCTTGGCTCCGAATCCACTGCGGAGCAGTACGGCGTCTCGGCCACGCCGACGCTCGTCGTGATCGCCCCAGACGGGACGAAGGTAACGACCATCAACCCGGTCGCGGTGGACGACCTCGACGAGCGGCTCGACCGGGCTCACGAGAACGCGAGTGACCCCTAA
- a CDS encoding cytochrome c3 family protein yields MGSQQDHPAVVTTFLLVLAVVGVFTGIATAGGGTGPPGAGGEDVATPDAHATAFEEDWPSADEEATCERCHATMETNRTPRDLENEVKYQPNHEFDLEHADGQWCLDCHAADNMNELRLPNGSTVAWTTENETKQCASCHGPVYEDWTNQVHGKWTGSYEEPVPDKYCTDCHDPHDPEFHAIEPDPAPEEPPAGPAVAQAVLPGGYYAAVGLAGTLIAGLLGYAALDLRRRP; encoded by the coding sequence ATGGGCAGTCAGCAGGATCACCCAGCCGTAGTTACGACGTTCTTGCTGGTACTCGCCGTCGTCGGCGTGTTTACCGGCATCGCCACCGCAGGCGGTGGAACTGGCCCGCCCGGGGCGGGCGGCGAGGACGTCGCCACCCCGGACGCACACGCTACCGCGTTCGAAGAGGACTGGCCGTCGGCCGACGAGGAAGCGACGTGCGAGCGGTGTCACGCGACGATGGAGACGAACCGAACGCCTCGCGACCTCGAAAACGAGGTGAAATACCAGCCCAACCACGAATTCGACCTCGAACACGCCGATGGACAGTGGTGTCTGGACTGCCACGCGGCGGACAACATGAACGAACTTCGGCTGCCGAACGGCAGCACCGTCGCGTGGACGACCGAAAACGAGACCAAGCAGTGTGCGTCCTGTCACGGCCCGGTCTACGAGGACTGGACCAACCAGGTGCATGGAAAGTGGACGGGTTCCTACGAGGAGCCGGTCCCGGATAAGTACTGTACGGACTGTCACGACCCACACGATCCCGAGTTCCACGCGATCGAGCCAGACCCAGCCCCCGAGGAACCGCCCGCCGGCCCCGCGGTCGCCCAGGCCGTGTTGCCGGGTGGCTACTACGCGGCAGTCGGGCTCGCCGGGACGCTGATCGCGGGACTCCTCGGGTACGCGGCACTCGATCTCAGGAGGCGACCATGA
- a CDS encoding archaea-specific SMC-related protein, whose translation MTWSIDIENIAGIERGSATLDEGVNAVRASNWQGKSSFLKAIKAAFGIGRPLTEGADRGRVSIESDDWTSTIALERDGTSVHSEGAPVLESEYDRVRVDLFAALDETNPIRRAVREGGDLNEVLTRPLDVEAIDESIAEIKRQRSGVETELERAREAVDRIPAVRERIGSLEAEIESLEDQQASIPADEGGSDTRDELSETRAERDRIADRIERLESTTERIEERLDAHRAELEGLEVEDPAALEEEIDAVREEYESVERRADLFQDLYTANKRFFESDAHDELATVQHDLLADTVECWICGQSADRSSIEASLETLGERVTDLREEVQSYDEQLESLESRRESIAKRRNRRDELERKIATLRERLADRSASLESARDRLAELEAKVEDLSAAVETETDALTDVESELKYTRSKLTDRREELSDLEAEADRLETLEEEYDEMTAEIERLRTRKERVRRETREAFKRQMNALLEVFETGFEAARLTDSFELVVARHGRETNLDALSQGERELLGIVVGIAGYEAFDVASVLPVLLLDNLGVLTDRNVEALIEQLRPRAEYIVFTSYPEHTAFAGHEIDVGDWEVVSGDQSVDTGV comes from the coding sequence ATGACGTGGTCGATCGATATCGAGAACATCGCGGGTATCGAGCGGGGATCTGCGACGCTGGACGAGGGAGTGAACGCGGTGCGAGCCTCGAATTGGCAGGGGAAATCGAGTTTTCTCAAAGCGATCAAAGCCGCCTTCGGGATCGGGCGTCCGCTGACCGAGGGGGCCGACCGTGGTCGAGTCAGTATCGAGTCGGACGACTGGACCTCGACGATAGCCCTCGAGCGGGACGGCACGAGCGTTCACAGCGAAGGGGCGCCCGTGCTGGAATCGGAGTACGACCGGGTTCGGGTCGATCTGTTCGCGGCCCTCGACGAGACGAACCCGATCCGGCGGGCGGTTCGCGAGGGGGGCGACCTGAACGAGGTCCTGACCCGGCCGCTCGACGTCGAGGCGATCGACGAATCCATCGCGGAGATAAAACGCCAGCGAAGCGGAGTCGAGACGGAGCTCGAACGCGCCCGGGAGGCCGTCGACCGAATCCCCGCGGTTCGCGAGCGGATTGGTTCCCTCGAAGCGGAGATCGAGAGCCTGGAGGACCAGCAGGCCTCGATCCCGGCTGACGAGGGGGGAAGTGACACGCGCGACGAGTTGAGCGAAACCAGAGCGGAACGCGACCGGATCGCCGACCGGATCGAGCGTCTCGAGAGCACGACCGAACGGATCGAGGAGCGACTCGACGCCCATCGAGCGGAACTGGAGGGCCTCGAGGTCGAAGATCCGGCGGCCCTCGAGGAGGAGATCGACGCCGTTCGCGAGGAGTACGAATCCGTCGAACGACGGGCGGACCTCTTCCAGGACCTCTACACCGCGAACAAGCGGTTTTTCGAGTCGGACGCCCACGACGAGCTGGCGACGGTTCAACACGATTTGCTGGCCGACACCGTCGAGTGCTGGATCTGCGGCCAATCCGCCGATCGATCGTCGATCGAGGCGTCCCTCGAAACCCTCGGCGAGCGTGTGACCGACCTGCGGGAGGAGGTGCAAAGCTACGACGAGCAGCTCGAAAGCCTCGAAAGCCGTCGCGAATCGATCGCCAAGCGTCGGAACCGGCGGGATGAGCTGGAACGGAAGATCGCGACGTTACGGGAACGTCTGGCGGACCGTTCGGCGAGCCTCGAATCGGCTCGCGACCGCCTCGCCGAGCTCGAGGCGAAGGTCGAGGACCTTTCCGCGGCCGTCGAGACGGAGACGGACGCTCTCACCGACGTCGAGAGCGAGCTGAAGTACACCCGATCGAAGCTGACGGACCGACGCGAGGAGCTGTCCGACCTCGAGGCCGAAGCCGACCGTCTGGAGACCTTAGAAGAGGAGTACGACGAGATGACGGCGGAGATCGAACGCCTGCGAACCCGAAAAGAGCGCGTTCGGCGCGAAACGCGGGAAGCGTTCAAACGTCAGATGAACGCGCTTCTCGAGGTCTTCGAGACGGGATTCGAGGCCGCGCGGCTCACGGACAGCTTCGAGCTGGTGGTGGCCCGCCACGGTCGCGAGACGAACCTCGACGCCCTCAGTCAGGGCGAACGTGAGCTCCTGGGGATCGTCGTGGGCATCGCCGGGTACGAGGCCTTCGACGTCGCATCGGTCTTGCCCGTATTATTACTCGACAACCTCGGCGTCCTCACCGATCGGAACGTGGAGGCGCTCATTGAACAGCTCCGGCCACGGGCGGAGTACATCGTTTTCACTTCCTACCCCGAGCATACGGCGTTCGCTGGTCACGAGATCGACGTCGGTGACTGGGAAGTGGTCTCGGGCGACCAGTCGGTCGACACCGGCGTCTAG
- a CDS encoding CcmD family protein has protein sequence MYLKLLVAYGIVFTLIVGYQYYLQRSLSRLEERL, from the coding sequence ATGTACCTCAAACTCCTCGTCGCGTACGGCATCGTCTTCACCCTGATCGTCGGCTACCAGTACTACCTGCAGCGCTCGCTGTCCCGCCTCGAAGAACGGCTGTAG
- a CDS encoding cytochrome c biogenesis protein: MGASKTIRDTAVLPAGALLFGLASFVAMFVFTTPRMYGVVAPVNYIGYWHIALAWVSGVALLITFGASAWYLHTRTRRFNLLAHSTGEVGFVFLTGTLAMGSIWGSEMWGTYWSWGDVRLVTLFITWLVYLGYLLVFAATRDSEDRFAAAYGVLGFVTIPVSYVSTRLWNPAFHDPTVGAESSGTVIEPTALLLAIVAVTVLFVSLAAVRYRVHRVRDTVICATGGR; this comes from the coding sequence ATGGGCGCATCGAAGACCATTCGCGATACCGCCGTTCTCCCGGCCGGCGCGCTCCTCTTCGGGCTGGCCTCGTTCGTCGCGATGTTCGTGTTCACGACTCCGCGCATGTACGGCGTCGTGGCCCCCGTGAACTACATCGGGTACTGGCATATCGCCCTGGCCTGGGTGAGCGGTGTCGCACTCCTGATCACCTTCGGGGCGAGCGCGTGGTACCTCCACACCAGAACCCGCCGGTTCAACCTCCTGGCTCACAGCACCGGGGAGGTCGGCTTCGTGTTCCTGACCGGCACGCTCGCGATGGGAAGTATCTGGGGCAGCGAGATGTGGGGGACCTACTGGTCGTGGGGCGACGTCAGGCTCGTGACGCTGTTCATCACCTGGCTCGTCTATCTCGGGTACCTGCTGGTGTTCGCGGCGACACGCGATTCCGAGGACCGGTTCGCCGCCGCTTACGGCGTGCTCGGGTTCGTCACCATTCCGGTCTCCTACGTCTCGACCCGGCTGTGGAACCCGGCGTTTCACGATCCGACGGTCGGGGCCGAATCGAGTGGGACCGTCATCGAACCGACCGCGTTACTCCTGGCCATCGTCGCGGTGACCGTGCTGTTCGTCTCGCTCGCTGCGGTCAGGTATCGCGTGCATCGAGTCCGTGACACCGTCATTTGTGCAACCGGAGGTCGATAG
- the hemA gene encoding glutamyl-tRNA reductase, which translates to MEALHGAFVTHRRASLSTIEAARSVDVEATRERLLAHGASEAFVLQTCNRVELYVRGPPTTIARELDRIEVPEEVVDRAQGEAVARHALQVAAGLESMVVGEDEILGQFSTATEQAREDLGGPLETVLDKAIRTGKRVRSETAINEGHASMGTAAVDLANRRLEGLSGATALVVGAGEMGRSVAGPLADRGAEVLVTNRTYETARELADAVGATATCFDSVASRFPDVDVLFSATDAPHRIFEYDDLHGERLLAIDLANPRDIDDSVAEASGIDLYDIDDIGAAVDESIERRESVRDRAEAIVESELDQLADLLKRRRADEMLGRIYSEAERIRREETERAIDCVDADVDEAVFEQFASSIVNRLLATPTKSIKEAAADDDYETLETVSTVFQIGESAGHRSENAASSPSIENS; encoded by the coding sequence ATGGAAGCTCTGCATGGGGCATTCGTCACGCACAGGCGAGCCTCACTCTCGACGATCGAAGCCGCACGGTCGGTCGACGTGGAAGCGACGCGCGAGCGATTGCTGGCCCATGGTGCCAGCGAGGCCTTCGTCCTCCAGACCTGCAACCGGGTGGAGCTGTACGTGCGCGGCCCGCCGACGACCATCGCTCGGGAACTCGACCGGATCGAGGTGCCCGAGGAGGTCGTCGACCGGGCCCAGGGCGAAGCAGTCGCACGGCATGCCCTCCAGGTGGCTGCCGGCCTCGAGAGCATGGTCGTGGGGGAGGACGAGATCCTCGGCCAGTTCTCGACGGCCACGGAGCAGGCCCGCGAGGACCTCGGCGGCCCGCTGGAAACGGTCCTCGATAAGGCCATTCGTACGGGCAAACGCGTCCGCTCCGAGACCGCGATAAACGAGGGGCACGCCTCGATGGGGACGGCGGCCGTCGATCTCGCAAATCGACGATTGGAGGGGCTCTCGGGGGCGACGGCACTCGTGGTCGGCGCAGGGGAGATGGGGCGAAGCGTCGCCGGTCCCCTCGCGGATCGGGGGGCCGAGGTCCTGGTCACGAATCGGACCTACGAGACCGCACGCGAACTCGCTGACGCGGTCGGGGCCACGGCGACCTGTTTCGACTCAGTGGCGAGTCGGTTCCCAGACGTCGACGTCCTGTTCAGTGCCACGGACGCTCCACACCGGATCTTTGAGTACGACGACCTCCACGGGGAGCGCTTGCTCGCGATCGACCTGGCGAACCCACGGGACATCGACGATTCCGTCGCCGAGGCGAGTGGGATCGACCTGTACGACATCGACGACATCGGTGCCGCCGTCGACGAGTCTATCGAACGCCGGGAATCGGTCCGCGATCGGGCAGAGGCGATCGTCGAGTCCGAACTCGACCAGCTGGCGGACCTCCTCAAACGTCGCCGCGCGGACGAGATGCTGGGCCGCATCTACAGCGAGGCCGAGCGGATCCGTCGCGAGGAGACCGAGCGAGCCATCGACTGCGTCGACGCCGACGTCGACGAGGCGGTCTTCGAGCAGTTCGCCTCCTCGATCGTCAACCGCCTGCTCGCCACGCCGACGAAGTCGATCAAGGAGGCCGCGGCCGACGACGACTACGAGACCCTCGAGACCGTCTCGACGGTATTCCAGATCGGCGAGTCCGCCGGGCATCGATCCGAGAACGCCGCGTCCTCACCATCCATCGAGAACTCATGA
- the nrfD gene encoding NrfD/PsrC family molybdoenzyme membrane anchor subunit, translated as MSTPQTSTRSTTRRLASFLKAGVTHALTGSTRYYAWLAALAIGIVLGLYTYAQQVQHGLIITSARHLNPWATLAYAQFPFFDGIAAGAIVVVAIAYVYARPDFESVAVFGWALAVSGAIVSIASVLSMLGSLERLVYIFPIVGTPNFPMSMLPWDVVVLNGFLLVALVVPGYVLFKRYHGERPHPWVRYGAYLAVAGALALQAVVAAIIIVNPIRSLWYTALMVPRFITSAAAAGSALAILVLLAIRRSASGALALTDIDIEDRTLSTLGHVVVIALAVNVFAVLSEIFMLTWTGTEHGLTMQYLLFGLDHAGTTYNMLTPVMWLSIALEVGALLLLLHPRARRHIRTLSIGAGAAFLGVFLEKGVILFISVFVVSPLGEVYEPSFTVPEVVMAGAMWALGALVFTLLAKAAIGIRTRDSAENF; from the coding sequence ATGTCAACGCCACAGACCTCGACACGGAGTACCACCCGGCGCCTCGCATCGTTCCTGAAAGCCGGCGTGACCCACGCACTGACGGGTTCGACCCGCTATTACGCCTGGCTCGCCGCCCTCGCGATCGGGATCGTGCTCGGACTGTACACCTACGCCCAGCAGGTCCAGCACGGTCTCATCATCACGAGCGCCCGCCACCTGAACCCGTGGGCCACGCTCGCGTATGCCCAGTTCCCCTTCTTCGACGGGATCGCGGCCGGTGCGATCGTCGTCGTCGCCATCGCGTACGTCTACGCGCGGCCGGACTTCGAGTCGGTCGCGGTCTTCGGGTGGGCGCTGGCCGTCAGCGGAGCGATCGTCTCCATCGCGAGCGTTCTTTCGATGCTGGGAAGTCTGGAGCGACTCGTCTACATCTTCCCCATCGTGGGGACGCCGAACTTCCCAATGTCGATGCTACCCTGGGACGTCGTCGTACTCAACGGCTTCCTGCTAGTCGCACTGGTCGTTCCCGGGTACGTGCTCTTCAAACGCTATCACGGCGAACGACCCCATCCCTGGGTGCGATACGGGGCGTACCTCGCGGTGGCCGGTGCCCTGGCGCTGCAGGCGGTCGTCGCGGCGATCATCATCGTCAATCCGATCCGGAGCCTGTGGTACACCGCGCTGATGGTGCCGCGATTCATCACGAGCGCGGCCGCCGCTGGGTCCGCTCTCGCCATCCTCGTGCTCCTGGCGATCCGCCGGTCCGCGTCGGGGGCGCTCGCCCTGACCGACATCGACATCGAGGATCGGACCCTCTCGACGCTTGGCCACGTAGTTGTCATCGCTCTCGCGGTGAACGTCTTCGCCGTGCTCTCCGAGATATTCATGCTCACGTGGACGGGGACCGAACACGGCCTCACGATGCAGTATCTCCTCTTCGGTCTGGACCACGCCGGCACGACCTACAACATGCTGACGCCGGTCATGTGGCTCTCCATCGCGCTCGAGGTCGGGGCCCTCCTCCTCTTGCTCCATCCCCGCGCCCGGCGGCACATCCGGACGCTCTCGATCGGGGCCGGAGCAGCCTTCCTCGGCGTCTTCCTCGAGAAAGGGGTCATCCTGTTCATCTCGGTGTTCGTCGTCTCGCCACTGGGCGAGGTGTACGAACCGTCCTTTACCGTCCCCGAAGTCGTCATGGCCGGGGCGATGTGGGCGCTCGGCGCGCTCGTGTTCACCCTGCTCGCGAAGGCGGCGATCGGTATCAGGACCCGGGATTCGGCCGAAAACTTTTGA
- a CDS encoding cytochrome c maturation protein CcmE, whose protein sequence is MKRTHRILLGAIVIAVLVGVVSTSMGTTTAKVSPGDLQSGEYDGEYVILEGLATDVRIGNTVTLTVVGNSSETRTVDDNATEASVPAVVTDDSIPATLESGRIVVLEGTYDDGRFEASSVMVKSHEQ, encoded by the coding sequence ATGAAACGAACCCATCGCATCCTCCTGGGCGCCATCGTGATCGCCGTCCTCGTCGGGGTCGTCTCGACCTCGATGGGGACGACCACCGCAAAGGTCTCCCCGGGCGACCTCCAGTCCGGAGAGTACGACGGCGAGTACGTCATCCTCGAGGGGCTGGCGACCGACGTCCGAATCGGGAATACCGTTACCCTGACCGTGGTCGGCAATAGCTCAGAGACGCGCACGGTCGACGATAACGCCACCGAGGCGAGTGTCCCCGCGGTAGTCACTGACGATTCGATCCCGGCGACCCTCGAATCCGGCCGAATCGTCGTCCTCGAAGGTACCTACGACGACGGTCGGTTCGAGGCTTCCTCCGTGATGGTCAAGTCCCACGAGCAGTAA
- the rdfA gene encoding rod-determining factor RdfA, whose translation MGDGCKIDALADRFALTAPTSATEDIDEYLLVRWRGDDGRPADGYGTLTEWFNKQLLGHFYENAGRETLGVRLDSEYEALVGEDELLRAEVEDDLASDGIDPARVREAFVSRSTMRRHLNDCLNGNKDSSTGESDWERRSIDLTLDMAEGRIRDALSSLSAKGAFPDPDSVEIDVEVQVRCVDDPYQIPLSEALAGSFECSESRGSNVA comes from the coding sequence ATGGGCGACGGATGTAAAATCGACGCACTGGCGGATCGGTTCGCGCTGACCGCACCCACGAGTGCGACCGAGGACATCGACGAGTACCTTCTCGTCCGCTGGCGCGGCGACGATGGTCGGCCCGCCGACGGCTACGGGACGCTGACGGAGTGGTTCAACAAGCAGTTGTTGGGACACTTCTACGAGAACGCGGGGCGGGAGACCCTCGGCGTGCGCCTGGACAGCGAATACGAAGCCCTCGTGGGCGAGGACGAATTGCTCCGGGCGGAGGTCGAGGACGACCTCGCCAGCGACGGGATCGACCCGGCCCGTGTGCGGGAGGCGTTCGTCTCGCGGAGTACGATGCGACGCCACCTGAATGACTGTCTGAACGGCAACAAGGACTCTTCGACAGGCGAATCGGACTGGGAACGTCGTAGCATCGACCTAACGCTGGACATGGCCGAGGGTCGGATTCGTGATGCTCTCTCGTCGCTGTCCGCGAAAGGAGCGTTTCCGGACCCCGATTCGGTAGAGATCGACGTGGAGGTCCAGGTCCGTTGCGTGGACGATCCCTACCAGATCCCACTGTCGGAGGCGCTGGCCGGGTCGTTCGAGTGCTCGGAGTCCAGGGGGTCGAACGTCGCATGA
- a CDS encoding 4Fe-4S dicluster domain-containing protein, which yields MSDSTTDPGVPDADDDGVDEDRRHVLKATAGAATFAIGGVAASQQPEAADLLQKHYKKMDATEREQLVDRLESRLQEEYDTPEIEVSTTKPPDDTVFGYALNVEACIGCRQCVYACADENNISRETEENPASNQLHWIRVLRFEDSEIEVDPEGDGPIGMDVSSEFGDVSAGVDWEESDHYYDPEAVPEEDAWYLPVQCQQCEDPSCTEVCPVQATWKEKDGIVVVDYDRCIGCKYCVTNCPYDARRFNFSHPELPDDEVNPEMHYLGNRPRPGEVVEKCTFCVQRTREGEYPACVDACPVGARKFGNLLDESGEIRTILDEKPVFRLRPELGTEPKFFYFTE from the coding sequence ATGAGTGATTCCACGACCGATCCCGGTGTACCGGACGCGGACGACGACGGCGTCGACGAGGACCGCCGACACGTACTGAAAGCCACGGCCGGCGCGGCTACCTTCGCCATCGGCGGGGTAGCAGCGTCACAGCAGCCCGAAGCAGCCGATCTCCTCCAGAAACATTACAAGAAAATGGACGCGACGGAGCGAGAACAGCTCGTCGATAGACTGGAGTCGCGTCTCCAGGAGGAGTACGATACACCGGAGATCGAGGTCTCGACGACGAAGCCACCTGACGACACCGTGTTCGGATACGCGTTGAACGTCGAGGCCTGTATCGGGTGCCGGCAGTGCGTGTACGCGTGCGCGGATGAGAACAATATCTCTCGTGAGACCGAGGAGAACCCGGCGTCGAACCAACTCCACTGGATCCGGGTCCTCCGCTTCGAAGACTCCGAGATCGAGGTCGACCCCGAGGGAGACGGGCCGATCGGGATGGACGTCTCCAGCGAGTTCGGCGACGTCTCCGCCGGGGTCGACTGGGAGGAAAGCGATCACTACTACGATCCGGAGGCGGTGCCCGAAGAGGACGCCTGGTATCTCCCCGTCCAGTGCCAGCAATGCGAGGACCCATCCTGTACCGAGGTGTGTCCGGTACAGGCGACCTGGAAGGAAAAGGACGGGATCGTCGTCGTCGACTACGATCGGTGTATCGGCTGCAAGTACTGTGTGACCAACTGCCCGTACGACGCCCGACGGTTCAACTTCAGCCACCCCGAACTCCCCGACGACGAGGTCAACCCCGAGATGCATTATCTGGGGAACCGTCCCCGACCGGGGGAGGTCGTCGAGAAGTGCACGTTCTGCGTCCAGCGGACCCGCGAGGGGGAGTATCCGGCCTGCGTCGACGCGTGTCCGGTCGGGGCCCGAAAATTCGGCAACCTCCTCGACGAATCCGGCGAGATCCGGACGATCCTCGACGAGAAGCCGGTGTTCCGACTCCGTCCGGAACTCGGGACCGAACCGAAGTTCTTCTACTTCACGGAGTAG